In Colwellia sp. PAMC 20917, a single genomic region encodes these proteins:
- the hemB gene encoding porphobilinogen synthase, with product MSNAFGQFPARRMRRMRRDDFSRRLMSENQLTVNDLIYPVFVLDGENQREAIASMPGVERKSIDLLLEEAQELVDLGIPAIAIFPVTPANKKSLMAEEAYNPEGLAQRTVRALKAKFPELGVITDVALDPFTTHGQDGILGIKGKDEGYVLNDITKEILVKQALSHAQAGADVVAPSDMMDGRVGAIRQELEKHGFVNTRILAYSAKYASNYYGPFRDAVGSASNIKGGNKFSYQMDPANSDEALHEVAQDIAEGADMVMVKPGMPYLDIVRRVKDTFQVPTYAYQVSGEYAMHMAAIQNGWLAEKPCVMEGLLAFKRAGADGILTYFAKKVAYWLKEQ from the coding sequence ATGAGTAACGCTTTTGGGCAATTTCCTGCCCGCAGAATGCGCCGTATGCGCCGTGATGATTTTTCGCGTCGCTTAATGTCAGAAAATCAATTAACCGTTAATGATTTAATTTACCCGGTTTTTGTTCTTGATGGCGAAAATCAGCGCGAAGCTATAGCTTCTATGCCAGGTGTTGAGCGTAAAAGTATTGATTTATTATTAGAAGAAGCGCAAGAACTGGTTGATTTAGGTATTCCTGCGATTGCTATATTTCCTGTCACTCCTGCAAATAAAAAGTCATTAATGGCTGAAGAAGCTTATAACCCTGAAGGATTAGCTCAACGTACTGTTCGTGCACTTAAAGCAAAGTTTCCTGAATTAGGGGTAATAACCGATGTTGCTCTTGACCCTTTTACGACCCATGGACAAGACGGCATTCTTGGCATAAAGGGTAAAGATGAAGGTTACGTATTAAATGACATTACCAAAGAGATTTTAGTTAAGCAGGCGTTGTCTCATGCTCAAGCGGGTGCTGATGTGGTTGCCCCTTCAGATATGATGGATGGTCGTGTTGGGGCAATTCGTCAAGAATTAGAAAAACATGGCTTTGTAAATACGCGAATTTTAGCTTATTCAGCAAAATATGCTTCTAATTATTATGGTCCTTTTCGTGATGCTGTTGGCTCTGCAAGTAACATTAAAGGCGGTAATAAATTCTCATATCAAATGGACCCAGCAAACAGTGATGAAGCATTACATGAAGTTGCTCAAGACATTGCTGAAGGTGCAGATATGGTCATGGTAAAACCGGGTATGCCTTATTTAGATATTGTGCGCCGAGTAAAAGATACCTTTCAAGTACCAACATATGCTTATCAGGTGAGTGGCGAATATGCAATGCACATGGCAGCCATTCAAAATGGCTGGTTAGCTGAAAAACCCTGTGTTATGGAAGGTTTACTGGCTTTTAAACGTGCGGGCGCCGATGGTATTTTAACTTACTTTGCTAAAAAAGTGGCTTACTGGTTAAAAGAACAATAA
- the rho gene encoding transcription termination factor Rho — protein sequence MNLIELKEKPISELVELAASMKLDNLGRNRKQDIIFAILNAHAENDNDIFGGGVLEILQDGFGFLRSSDSSYLAGPDDIYVSPSQIRRFSMRTGDTIHGKIRPPKKGERYFALLKVAEVNFDKPENVRNKILFENLTPIHPDERLIMERGNGSTEDITARVLDLASPIGKGQRGLIVAPPKAGKTLLLQNIAQSIAHNHPDAELMVLLIDERPEEVTEMQRLVKGEVIASTFDEPANRHVQVAEMVIEKAKRLVEHKKDVVILLDSITRLARAYNTVIPSSGKILTGGVDANALHRPKRFFGAARNIEHGGSLTIIATALVETGSKMDEVIYEEFKGTGNMELHLSRKVSEKRVFPAININRSGTRREELITKPAELQKMWILRKIVHEMDEVGAIEFLIDKLAMTKTNNEFFDSMKRK from the coding sequence ATGAACCTGATCGAACTTAAAGAAAAACCAATAAGCGAACTTGTCGAGCTTGCCGCATCTATGAAGCTTGATAATTTAGGCCGCAATCGTAAACAAGACATAATTTTTGCTATATTAAATGCCCATGCCGAAAACGATAATGATATTTTTGGTGGCGGTGTTCTAGAAATTTTACAAGACGGCTTTGGTTTTTTGCGTTCTTCAGACTCCTCATATTTAGCAGGACCTGATGATATTTATGTTTCACCGAGTCAAATTCGCCGTTTCAGTATGCGTACGGGTGATACTATTCACGGAAAAATTCGTCCACCTAAAAAAGGTGAACGCTATTTCGCGTTATTAAAAGTAGCAGAAGTTAATTTCGACAAGCCAGAAAATGTTCGCAACAAAATACTCTTTGAAAATTTAACCCCAATTCATCCTGATGAACGTTTAATCATGGAACGTGGTAATGGTTCAACTGAAGATATTACCGCACGTGTTTTAGATTTAGCTTCTCCAATTGGTAAAGGGCAACGTGGTTTAATTGTTGCTCCACCAAAAGCGGGTAAAACATTATTACTACAAAACATTGCGCAAAGTATTGCTCATAACCATCCTGATGCCGAGTTAATGGTATTGCTTATCGATGAACGTCCGGAAGAAGTGACAGAGATGCAGCGCTTGGTAAAAGGCGAAGTCATTGCATCAACGTTCGATGAGCCAGCAAACCGCCATGTACAAGTAGCTGAAATGGTTATTGAAAAGGCTAAGCGTTTAGTTGAACATAAAAAAGATGTTGTTATTCTACTTGACTCAATTACACGTTTAGCTCGAGCTTATAACACGGTTATTCCATCATCAGGTAAAATTCTTACCGGTGGTGTTGACGCCAATGCTTTACACCGTCCAAAACGCTTTTTTGGTGCCGCGCGTAATATTGAGCACGGTGGTAGTTTAACGATTATCGCGACAGCTCTAGTAGAAACCGGCTCTAAAATGGACGAAGTTATTTACGAAGAGTTTAAAGGTACCGGTAACATGGAATTACACCTTTCTCGTAAAGTGTCTGAAAAGCGCGTTTTCCCAGCGATTAATATTAATCGTAGTGGTACTCGTCGTGAAGAATTGATCACTAAACCTGCAGAATTACAGAAAATGTGGATTTTACGTAAAATTGTTCATGAAATGGACGAAGTTGGTGCAATTGAATTCCTCATCGACAAACTAGCAATGACTAAAACGAATAACGAATTTTTTGATTCTATGAAACGTAAATAG
- the trxA gene encoding thioredoxin TrxA translates to MSDRIVQLTDDSFDTDVITASGLILVDFWAEWCGPCKMIAPLLNDIAEEYAGQVTVGKLNIDQNSITPPKYGIRGIPTLLLFKDGAVADTKVGALSKTQLKEFIDNNL, encoded by the coding sequence ATGAGCGATAGAATTGTTCAGTTAACAGACGACAGTTTTGATACTGACGTAATTACCGCCTCAGGCCTTATATTAGTCGATTTTTGGGCTGAATGGTGTGGTCCTTGTAAAATGATTGCACCTTTATTAAATGACATTGCAGAAGAATATGCAGGTCAAGTAACTGTTGGTAAATTAAATATCGATCAAAATTCAATTACTCCACCTAAATACGGTATTCGTGGTATTCCTACGTTATTGTTATTTAAAGATGGCGCAGTCGCTGATACTAAGGTCGGCGCATTATCTAAAACTCAATTAAAAGAGTTTATTGATAATAATTTATAA
- a CDS encoding DMT family transporter, producing the protein MPSHKQSLFSLHSAVLLFAISGLFAKWLNMPASHIVFGRAAFAAATIALFVLLIRKQSLRVEKSLLLPLAFTGLVLAFHWGSFFYAIQVSSVAIGLITFATFPVFVSFLEPMLFKEKFHYKALLQALLTVVGILFILPLDHLSAGDIDGVIWGMTSAMSFALLTLLNRKFVAKTSAKKVAFYQNACATVCLLPLMFLYPITISYQQLSVLIILGVLFTAVAHTLFNHSLKVVKAQTASIAVSLEPIYGSIAAYFLLGEQITLMMVIGGSIVIFTNLWASKTNS; encoded by the coding sequence ATGCCCAGTCACAAACAGTCATTATTTTCACTGCATAGTGCGGTGTTACTTTTCGCTATATCGGGTCTTTTTGCTAAGTGGCTAAATATGCCAGCCAGCCATATTGTTTTTGGCCGTGCTGCTTTTGCGGCGGCAACTATTGCGCTTTTTGTTTTACTGATAAGAAAGCAGTCTCTAAGGGTTGAAAAGTCACTACTATTGCCCCTTGCTTTTACCGGTTTGGTTTTAGCTTTTCATTGGGGTAGTTTCTTTTATGCTATTCAGGTATCAAGTGTCGCAATTGGCTTGATCACTTTTGCAACTTTCCCAGTCTTTGTTAGTTTTCTCGAACCCATGCTGTTTAAAGAAAAATTCCATTATAAGGCGTTATTGCAAGCCTTACTCACGGTTGTTGGTATCTTGTTTATTCTACCACTTGACCATTTAAGTGCAGGGGATATCGATGGTGTTATATGGGGAATGACATCGGCAATGAGTTTTGCTTTGTTAACACTGTTAAATCGAAAGTTTGTTGCCAAAACATCGGCTAAAAAAGTGGCCTTCTATCAAAACGCTTGTGCCACGGTATGTTTATTACCCTTAATGTTTTTATATCCGATCACCATATCTTACCAACAGTTGTCGGTATTAATTATTTTAGGTGTTCTTTTCACGGCAGTTGCTCATACCTTATTTAATCATTCCCTAAAGGTGGTTAAAGCGCAAACAGCGAGTATTGCAGTAAGTTTAGAGCCTATCTACGGTTCTATAGCTGCGTATTTTCTTTTAGGTGAACAAATAACGCTCATGATGGTGATTGGTGGCAGTATTGTTATTTTTACCAATCTTTGGGCATCTAAAACCAATAGTTAA
- a CDS encoding GGDEF domain-containing protein, with product MISLFNRSISYLLIVAILVVMLSIIQLVVQFSSLTLLLLIMALFMALLVFLQEKNTKNSLASNATDQHVENEARDNDELESKVQERTLELNIALQELEEVNKELEEKNTLDDLTGLYNRRFYDQKILAEYRRSRRNLTPLSIVVIDIDHFKKVNDTYGHLAGDECLIAVAACIKSCLRRSADISCRYGGEEFCLILPETDSQGALALAEELRESIASCQVSYNDTIISLTISCGISTYLQQKDVQAEHLFAAADQALYQAKHNGRNQVIQQDFVKASDINR from the coding sequence ATGATTTCACTCTTTAATCGGTCAATTTCTTACCTTTTGATCGTTGCAATATTAGTGGTGATGTTATCGATAATTCAGTTAGTTGTGCAATTTTCATCGCTGACCTTATTGTTATTAATAATGGCTCTATTTATGGCGTTGTTAGTATTTTTACAAGAAAAAAACACTAAAAACTCTCTTGCTAGCAATGCAACAGATCAGCACGTTGAAAACGAAGCTCGAGATAACGATGAGCTTGAAAGTAAAGTACAAGAGCGTACTTTAGAGCTCAATATTGCTTTGCAAGAACTCGAAGAAGTTAATAAAGAGTTAGAAGAAAAGAATACGTTAGACGACCTTACTGGTTTGTATAACCGTAGATTTTATGATCAAAAAATACTCGCTGAATATCGACGTAGTCGCCGTAACTTAACGCCCTTGAGCATAGTGGTTATTGACATCGATCATTTCAAAAAAGTGAATGATACCTATGGTCACTTAGCCGGTGATGAATGTTTAATCGCAGTTGCTGCTTGCATTAAAAGTTGCTTGCGACGAAGTGCAGACATCAGTTGTCGTTATGGCGGTGAAGAATTTTGTTTAATTTTACCTGAAACTGATAGCCAAGGGGCATTAGCACTGGCTGAAGAATTAAGGGAGAGTATTGCTAGCTGTCAGGTTAGCTACAATGACACTATCATAAGTCTAACCATTAGCTGTGGTATTAGCACTTATTTACAACAAAAAGATGTTCAAGCCGAGCATCTTTTTGCCGCAGCAGATCAAGCCTTATATCAAGCAAAACATAATGGTCGCAATCAAGTGATACAACAAGACTTTGTCAAAGCTAGTGATATTAACCGCTAA
- the ubiD gene encoding 4-hydroxy-3-polyprenylbenzoate decarboxylase has translation MKYSDLRDFIKQLEKIGQLKRISQPISTDLTMTEISDRTLRAEGPALLFENPVDKNGVPHGMPVLTNLFGTPDRVALAMGQPDVRALRDVGKLLAMLKEPEPPKGFRDAISKIPVYKQVLNMPVKMIKKPLCQQVIIEGADVDLNKLPIQKCWPGDVAPLITWGLTVTRGPHKERQNLGIYRQQLISKNKIIMRWLSHRGGALDFQEFKQTNPGEKYPISVALGADPATILGAVTPVPDTLSEYAFAGLLRGAKTEVAKCISNDLEVPATAEIILEGYLDPAEVAPEGPYGDHTGYYNEVDNFPVMTVTHITHRKDPIYHSTYTGRPPDEPAILGVALNEVFVPILQKQFPEIQDFYLPPEGCSYRLAIVTIKKQYAGHAKRVMMGVWSFLRQFMYTKFVIVCDDDINARDWKDVIWAMTTRMDPSRDTVLIENTPIDYLDFASPVSGLGSKMGMDATNKWPGETNREWGEPIVMTEEVKTDVDNIWDELNIFPTTDKKN, from the coding sequence ATGAAATATAGTGACTTAAGAGACTTTATAAAACAGTTGGAAAAAATAGGCCAGCTCAAGCGTATTTCCCAACCTATTTCTACAGATTTAACGATGACCGAAATCAGTGACCGTACGCTACGTGCTGAGGGGCCAGCGTTATTATTTGAAAACCCCGTCGACAAAAATGGTGTACCACATGGCATGCCAGTACTAACTAATTTGTTTGGTACGCCTGATCGTGTTGCCTTGGCTATGGGACAACCTGATGTGCGTGCTTTACGTGATGTTGGTAAATTACTTGCCATGTTAAAAGAGCCTGAACCTCCTAAAGGTTTTCGTGACGCGATAAGTAAAATCCCGGTTTATAAGCAAGTCTTAAATATGCCGGTAAAAATGATTAAAAAGCCGTTGTGTCAGCAAGTTATTATTGAGGGTGCCGATGTAGATTTAAATAAACTACCTATTCAAAAATGTTGGCCAGGTGATGTTGCTCCTTTAATTACTTGGGGGTTAACGGTTACACGAGGTCCTCATAAAGAACGTCAAAATTTAGGTATTTATCGACAGCAATTAATCAGTAAAAATAAAATTATTATGCGTTGGTTATCACATCGTGGTGGTGCATTAGATTTTCAAGAATTTAAGCAAACCAATCCAGGTGAAAAATACCCTATTTCTGTTGCTTTAGGTGCAGATCCTGCCACTATTTTAGGCGCGGTAACGCCTGTTCCTGATACCTTATCAGAATACGCTTTTGCTGGCTTACTACGTGGTGCTAAAACAGAAGTGGCAAAATGTATTAGTAACGATTTAGAAGTACCGGCGACGGCTGAGATTATTTTAGAAGGTTATCTAGACCCAGCTGAAGTTGCTCCAGAAGGACCATACGGCGATCATACCGGTTACTATAATGAAGTTGATAACTTCCCTGTGATGACGGTAACCCATATTACTCATCGTAAAGACCCTATTTATCACAGTACTTATACTGGCCGTCCACCAGATGAACCCGCCATTTTAGGTGTGGCATTAAATGAAGTGTTTGTGCCTATTTTACAGAAACAATTTCCTGAAATTCAGGACTTCTATCTACCACCCGAAGGTTGTTCATATCGTTTGGCGATTGTTACTATTAAAAAGCAATATGCTGGACATGCAAAACGCGTAATGATGGGTGTTTGGTCTTTTTTACGGCAATTTATGTATACTAAGTTTGTTATTGTTTGTGACGATGATATTAATGCTCGTGATTGGAAAGATGTAATTTGGGCAATGACCACGCGGATGGATCCAAGTCGAGATACAGTATTAATTGAAAACACACCGATTGATTATTTAGACTTTGCATCTCCTGTGTCTGGTTTAGGTTCAAAAATGGGTATGGATGCAACAAATAAGTGGCCAGGTGAAACAAATCGCGAATGGGGTGAACCTATTGTGATGACCGAAGAAGTTAAAACAGATGTTGATAATATTTGGGATGAACTTAATATATTTCCAACAACTGATAAAAAGAATTAG
- a CDS encoding Ppx/GppA phosphatase family protein — MTITHTEISTPLYAVIDLGSNSFHMLITRQLANSVQVVDKVKRKVRLASGLNSDNQLSQAAIARGLECLSFFAERLQDIPQKNVRIVATATLRLAKNSEEFLTQANKILGQKIKLLSGKQEAKNIYLGVAHTSCGAKQRFVIDIGGASTELILGDGFVTKQVESLNIGCVTFNSLYFSDNKLTTENFALAIAAAKKVIFPLVGRFKETGWKLVLSGSGTMQALTEMQQFNHKSTGVNLLFLQTVQQQLIQCKTISEIKIAGLSQERSPVIASGVAILIAVIESFNIENIQLSSGALREGLLYSMLPKKVDMSIRQSTINSLTEKFHIDNQHSARIQKQATSLFHTYKETWSLDEENSLALLNAACELHEIGLLLEFKQHQQHGAYILQHADLPGFNQIERQLLVTLVRLHKGDIDVDLLENQTAVNFQQASYLLVILRLAIILCRRRKDDALPDYQTAIIKSTRDDIINLCLPTTWLAAHPLIADELLQESAHLTQLHLSFNIFCETQEDLK, encoded by the coding sequence ATGACGATCACCCATACTGAGATTTCCACACCTCTTTATGCGGTGATCGATTTAGGTTCAAACAGCTTTCATATGTTGATCACCCGACAGCTAGCTAATAGCGTCCAGGTGGTTGATAAAGTTAAACGTAAAGTTCGTTTAGCCTCCGGTTTAAATTCAGACAACCAACTAAGCCAAGCCGCGATTGCTCGAGGCCTTGAATGTTTAAGCTTTTTCGCTGAACGGCTGCAAGATATTCCTCAAAAAAACGTCCGTATTGTCGCGACAGCAACCCTGCGTCTTGCTAAAAATAGTGAAGAATTTTTAACACAAGCTAATAAAATTTTGGGACAAAAAATAAAGCTACTCAGTGGTAAACAAGAAGCCAAAAATATTTATTTAGGGGTAGCACATACCAGTTGTGGTGCTAAACAACGCTTTGTTATTGATATTGGCGGTGCCAGTACTGAGCTTATTTTAGGTGATGGTTTTGTGACTAAGCAAGTCGAAAGCTTAAATATTGGCTGTGTCACTTTTAATAGCCTTTATTTCTCTGATAATAAATTAACGACTGAAAATTTTGCTCTTGCTATAGCGGCAGCAAAAAAAGTAATCTTTCCTTTGGTTGGCCGTTTTAAAGAAACAGGTTGGAAGTTAGTGTTAAGTGGCTCTGGCACCATGCAAGCCCTGACCGAAATGCAACAATTTAACCATAAGAGCACTGGTGTTAACCTGCTTTTTTTACAGACGGTTCAACAACAGCTAATACAATGTAAAACGATCAGTGAAATTAAGATTGCTGGGCTTAGCCAGGAAAGATCGCCCGTTATAGCCAGTGGCGTCGCTATTTTAATTGCCGTTATTGAAAGCTTCAACATTGAGAACATTCAGTTATCAAGTGGTGCTTTGCGTGAAGGTTTACTTTACAGCATGCTGCCTAAAAAGGTAGATATGAGTATCCGCCAAAGTACGATTAATTCTCTCACTGAAAAATTTCATATTGATAATCAACATTCTGCACGAATTCAAAAACAAGCGACAAGTTTATTTCACACCTATAAAGAAACTTGGTCATTAGATGAAGAAAACAGCTTAGCATTATTAAATGCTGCCTGTGAATTACATGAAATTGGTTTGTTATTAGAGTTTAAGCAACATCAGCAGCATGGTGCCTACATATTACAACACGCTGACTTACCTGGGTTTAATCAAATTGAACGACAATTACTCGTCACCTTGGTCAGGTTACACAAAGGTGATATTGATGTCGATTTGCTAGAAAACCAAACGGCAGTAAATTTTCAGCAAGCCAGCTACCTGTTAGTTATTTTACGTTTAGCCATCATTTTATGTCGACGCCGCAAAGATGATGCTTTACCCGATTATCAAACCGCTATTATTAAAAGTACCCGTGATGACATTATCAATTTATGTTTACCAACGACTTGGCTTGCTGCACACCCACTTATCGCTGACGAACTGCTCCAAGAAAGTGCTCACTTAACACAGCTTCATTTATCATTTAACATCTTTTGTGAGACTCAAGAAGACCTTAAATAA
- the rhlB gene encoding ATP-dependent RNA helicase RhlB — MNKTHLTETKFSELNLDTKVVAGLDAMGFEYCTSIQEQSLPILLKGTDIAGQAQTGEGKTIAFLAATFHHLLQKPDPKHNQPRALIMAPTRELAVQIHRDAKEMAKSTGLRLGVVYGGEGYESQRLELEAGVDILIGTCGRLLDYMKQGIYNLNNIEVVVLDEADRMFDLGFIKDIRYMFNRMPAATARLSMLFSATLSFRVKELAFEHMNEPESVEIAPEQKTNTRISEELFYPSNEDKMALLQTLIEEEWPEKAIIFANTKHVCEKVYSHLEIDNIRVGLLTGDVPQKKRLKILEQFSAGELDILVATDVAARGLHIPSVSHVFNYDLPDDCEDYVHRIGRTGRAGATGHAISFACEGYVFNLPPIETYIEHALPVSKYNQDALLTDFPTPKPRPRRHKPQNGGQNRGRTGGNNQRRH; from the coding sequence ATGAATAAAACACACTTAACTGAAACTAAGTTCTCAGAACTTAACCTCGACACTAAAGTTGTCGCAGGTCTTGACGCTATGGGCTTTGAGTATTGCACTTCAATTCAAGAGCAATCTTTACCCATTTTATTGAAAGGTACTGATATTGCAGGCCAAGCACAAACAGGCGAAGGAAAAACAATCGCCTTTTTAGCTGCAACCTTTCATCACTTATTACAAAAGCCAGATCCAAAGCATAATCAACCGCGTGCCTTAATCATGGCACCAACACGTGAATTAGCGGTACAAATTCACCGTGATGCTAAAGAAATGGCAAAAAGCACTGGCTTACGCTTAGGCGTAGTTTATGGTGGTGAAGGCTATGAAAGCCAACGCTTAGAGCTTGAAGCTGGTGTAGATATTCTTATTGGTACCTGTGGTCGTTTGCTCGATTATATGAAACAAGGTATTTATAACCTTAACAATATTGAAGTTGTTGTGCTTGATGAAGCCGATCGTATGTTTGATCTAGGTTTCATTAAAGATATCAGATATATGTTTAATCGTATGCCTGCCGCCACAGCACGTTTAAGCATGTTATTTTCAGCAACCTTATCTTTTCGTGTAAAAGAACTTGCATTTGAACACATGAATGAGCCAGAAAGTGTTGAAATCGCACCAGAACAAAAAACAAATACTCGAATTTCTGAAGAGTTATTTTATCCTTCTAACGAAGATAAAATGGCTTTGTTACAAACATTAATTGAAGAAGAATGGCCTGAAAAAGCGATCATCTTTGCCAATACTAAGCATGTTTGTGAAAAAGTTTATTCACATTTAGAAATTGATAACATCCGCGTTGGTTTATTAACTGGCGATGTACCTCAGAAGAAACGTTTAAAAATTCTTGAGCAATTTAGTGCCGGTGAACTAGATATCTTAGTTGCCACTGATGTAGCCGCGCGCGGTTTGCATATTCCTAGCGTAAGTCATGTATTTAATTATGATTTACCTGATGATTGTGAAGATTATGTACATCGTATAGGCCGTACTGGCCGTGCTGGTGCAACAGGTCATGCCATTAGTTTCGCATGTGAAGGCTATGTTTTTAACTTACCTCCTATCGAAACCTATATTGAACATGCCTTGCCGGTAAGTAAATATAATCAAGATGCATTATTAACTGATTTTCCTACTCCTAAGCCTCGTCCTCGTCGCCATAAGCCTCAAAATGGTGGACAAAATCGTGGCAGAACGGGTGGCAACAACCAGCGTCGCCACTAG